In the genome of Acetobacter oryzifermentans, one region contains:
- a CDS encoding LL-diaminopimelate aminotransferase gives MTEEFHRIRRLPPYVFASVNQAKAAARARGEDIIDLGMGNPDTPTPQHIVNKLLETVQDPRTHRYSVSRGIPGLRKAVAGYYERRFHVGLDPDKEVIVTLGSKEGLANLASAITSPGDTILVPNPSYPIHQFGFIIAGASIRSIPATPDENMLRALERAVRHSVPKPTALIVNFPSNPTAYLADLDFYKELVAFCRKEEIWILSDLAYAEIYFGDLVPPSILAVPGAKDIAVEFTSLSKTYSMAGWRVGFAAGNERLIAALTRIKSYLDYGAFTPIQVAAVTALNGPQDCVADLRALYKDRRDVLIRGLHGAGWDVPSPEGSMFAWAPIPEPFREMGSVAFSKLLLEEAGVAVAPGLGFGEYGDDHVRIGLVENTQRLRQALRSIRGFLSAHGISPSSSSSTKKPEPVAP, from the coding sequence ATGACTGAAGAATTCCATCGCATCCGCCGTCTGCCGCCTTATGTATTTGCCTCGGTAAACCAGGCCAAGGCAGCAGCCCGCGCGCGGGGCGAGGATATTATTGACCTCGGCATGGGCAATCCAGATACCCCCACCCCGCAGCACATTGTTAATAAACTGCTGGAAACGGTGCAGGATCCTCGTACCCACCGTTATTCTGTTAGTCGCGGTATTCCGGGGCTACGCAAGGCTGTTGCTGGGTATTATGAACGTCGCTTTCACGTTGGGCTGGACCCGGACAAGGAAGTGATTGTCACACTGGGCTCCAAGGAAGGGTTAGCCAATCTGGCTTCCGCTATTACCAGCCCGGGGGACACCATTTTGGTGCCTAACCCCTCCTACCCCATTCATCAGTTTGGCTTTATTATTGCCGGGGCTTCCATCCGCTCCATTCCGGCAACGCCGGATGAAAACATGCTGCGCGCGCTAGAGCGGGCTGTACGCCATTCCGTGCCCAAGCCCACCGCGTTGATTGTAAACTTTCCGTCCAACCCAACGGCCTATCTGGCTGATTTGGATTTTTATAAGGAATTAGTTGCTTTCTGCCGCAAGGAAGAAATATGGATTCTGTCTGATCTGGCATATGCTGAAATCTATTTTGGTGATCTTGTGCCTCCTTCCATTTTGGCCGTGCCGGGCGCGAAAGATATTGCTGTAGAATTCACATCTCTTTCCAAAACCTATTCCATGGCTGGGTGGCGCGTAGGCTTTGCTGCGGGTAATGAGCGCCTAATTGCAGCACTTACCCGCATTAAATCTTATCTGGATTATGGTGCCTTCACGCCTATTCAGGTAGCTGCTGTAACCGCCCTTAACGGCCCGCAGGACTGTGTGGCTGACTTGCGTGCTCTTTATAAAGACCGGCGCGATGTGCTGATTCGCGGCCTACACGGAGCTGGATGGGATGTTCCTTCTCCAGAAGGTTCCATGTTTGCTTGGGCCCCTATTCCTGAGCCGTTCCGTGAAATGGGCAGTGTTGCCTTTTCCAAACTCCTTCTGGAAGAAGCTGGCGTGGCTGTGGCTCCTGGCCTTGGCTTTGGTGAATATGGTGATGACCATGTTCGTATCGGGTTGGTTGAAAACACCCAGCGCCTGCGTCAGGCCCTGCGTTCCATTCGTGGGTTCCTGTCTGCGCATGGTATCTCGCCATCTTCTTCTTCCTCTACCAAAAAGCCGGAGCCTGTTGCACCGTGA
- a CDS encoding homoserine dehydrogenase produces MTSCSNSSPLRLGIAGLGTVGAGVIRLLRMNADLLSARAGRKLEVVAVSARDRTRDRGIDVSTLHWHDNPLDLVSAPDVDVVVELIGGSEGPARALVEKALAAGKPVVTANKALLAVHGSALAKLSADNNAPLLFEAAVAGGIPAIKTVREGLAADKFLHVGGILNGTCNYILTVMRETGKDFDLVLKDAQDLGYAEADPSTDIDGIDAAHKLTILAGLAFGRPVAFDSVQVEGIRQIGAIDFAFARTLGYRIKLLGLARLTDAGLQARVAPCLLPHNAPIAQVDGVFNAVVAEGEFVGRIMLEGRGAGAGPTACAVTADLIDIARGHTIPVWGVQASAEPALRACPAGTGAGAFYLRLMVEDRSGVIADITAVLRDCGVSLRSMLQHPAENETTPYVPLVLVTHQTSEAAMQDAITKIDALSVVTDSPVMIRIETA; encoded by the coding sequence GTGACATCCTGTTCCAATTCTTCTCCTCTTCGTCTTGGTATTGCCGGTCTGGGCACGGTTGGCGCTGGCGTTATTCGCCTGCTGCGTATGAATGCAGATCTGCTGAGCGCCCGCGCAGGCCGCAAACTGGAAGTGGTGGCCGTAAGCGCTCGAGACCGCACGCGCGACCGCGGCATAGATGTTTCCACGTTACATTGGCATGATAACCCGCTGGATCTGGTTTCAGCCCCAGATGTCGATGTTGTTGTAGAGTTGATTGGTGGAAGCGAAGGCCCGGCCCGTGCGCTGGTAGAAAAAGCGCTGGCTGCTGGCAAACCAGTTGTAACCGCCAATAAAGCTCTTCTTGCTGTTCACGGCTCCGCCCTTGCCAAGCTTAGTGCAGACAACAACGCTCCCCTGTTGTTTGAAGCCGCCGTAGCAGGCGGCATCCCTGCCATTAAAACAGTGCGAGAAGGCTTGGCCGCAGACAAATTCCTGCATGTTGGCGGCATCCTGAACGGCACGTGCAACTATATTCTTACCGTAATGCGTGAAACGGGTAAGGATTTCGATCTGGTGCTGAAAGATGCACAGGATCTGGGATATGCAGAAGCCGACCCTTCCACCGATATTGATGGCATAGATGCAGCCCACAAACTGACAATTCTGGCAGGCTTGGCTTTTGGTCGCCCAGTAGCATTTGATTCCGTGCAGGTAGAAGGCATCCGCCAAATTGGCGCCATTGACTTTGCTTTTGCTCGCACCCTTGGCTACCGCATCAAACTTCTGGGCCTTGCCCGGCTGACAGATGCAGGCCTGCAAGCGCGTGTTGCACCTTGCCTGCTGCCACACAACGCACCTATTGCGCAGGTGGATGGCGTGTTTAACGCCGTTGTGGCTGAAGGTGAATTTGTTGGCCGTATCATGCTGGAAGGCCGCGGTGCCGGTGCTGGCCCAACAGCCTGTGCCGTAACCGCGGATCTGATTGATATTGCCCGTGGCCACACCATTCCGGTATGGGGCGTGCAGGCCAGTGCAGAACCTGCATTGCGTGCTTGCCCTGCTGGCACCGGAGCAGGCGCTTTCTATCTCCGCCTCATGGTAGAAGACCGCTCCGGCGTTATTGCAGACATTACAGCTGTCTTGCGTGATTGCGGTGTTTCCTTGCGCAGCATGCTTCAGCATCCTGCGGAAAATGAGACAACACCGTATGTTCCGCTTGTTCTGGTTACGCATCAGACATCAGAAGCCGCCATGCAGGATGCCATCACCAAAATAGATGCATTGAGCGTGGTGACGGACAGCCCTGTGATGATTCGGATCGAAACAGCCTGA
- the rpoH gene encoding RNA polymerase sigma factor RpoH — MHCGHYGNPKHSREFPVQGSSQHMVSSVINVGPENNLSRYLQEIRKYPLLTPEEELSLSRLWRDKGDVKAAHQLVTSHLRLVAKIAMGYRGYGLPINELISEGNIGMMQAVKRFDPEKGFRLATYAMWWIRAAIQEYILHSWSLVKMGTTAAQKKLFFNLRRLKGQMQAIDDGDLKPEQVNKIATTLGVSEQDVVDMNRRMAAPDHSLNAPMRADQDSEWQDRLVDDHTNQEDVYAENEELSGRKALLSSAMENLNERERRIFTERRLKDDPSTLEELAHEYGISRERVRQIEVRAFEKVQAAMKKEVQARREETS; from the coding sequence ATGCATTGCGGGCATTACGGGAACCCAAAGCATTCAAGGGAGTTTCCAGTTCAGGGGAGTAGTCAGCACATGGTATCTTCCGTTATCAATGTTGGGCCTGAAAACAATCTTTCAAGGTACCTTCAGGAAATCCGCAAATATCCTCTCCTCACACCAGAAGAGGAACTCAGCCTTTCACGTCTGTGGCGCGATAAAGGAGACGTTAAAGCCGCGCATCAGCTTGTAACTTCTCATCTGCGTTTGGTTGCAAAAATTGCCATGGGTTACCGTGGTTATGGCCTGCCAATCAATGAACTGATTAGCGAAGGCAATATTGGCATGATGCAGGCCGTAAAGCGGTTTGATCCAGAAAAAGGGTTCCGCTTGGCCACATATGCCATGTGGTGGATTCGTGCAGCCATTCAGGAATACATCCTGCATAGTTGGTCTTTGGTGAAAATGGGCACCACTGCGGCTCAGAAAAAGCTGTTCTTCAATCTGCGCCGCCTGAAAGGACAGATGCAGGCCATTGATGATGGTGATCTGAAGCCAGAGCAGGTGAACAAGATTGCCACAACACTGGGTGTTTCTGAACAGGATGTGGTGGATATGAACCGCCGCATGGCAGCCCCAGACCATAGCCTGAATGCACCCATGCGGGCCGATCAGGATAGTGAATGGCAAGACCGGTTGGTTGATGATCACACCAATCAGGAAGACGTTTACGCTGAGAATGAGGAACTTTCTGGCCGTAAAGCGCTGCTTTCTTCCGCGATGGAAAATCTGAACGAACGTGAACGCCGGATTTTTACGGAACGCCGGTTAAAGGATGATCCCTCAACGTTAGAAGAACTGGCGCACGAATATGGTATCTCGCGCGAGCGGGTGCGCCAGATTGAGGTGCGTGCGTTTGAAAAAGTGCAGGCGGCCATGAAGAAGGAAGTTCAGGCCCGGCGCGAAGAAACCTCCTAG
- the pqqE gene encoding pyrroloquinoline quinone biosynthesis protein PqqE, with amino-acid sequence MSMPPPPMSLLAELTHRCPLQCPYCSNPLQLEPRTQELSTQDWKHVLSEASEMGVLQVHFSGGEPMARPDLPELIAHAAKAGLYSNLITSGVLLNAKNLQELADAGLDHIQLSFQDAEAESADHIAHMKGAHAKKLEAAQLIKAEGLPLTLNFVIHRQNCERVPAMLALAEQLGARRIEIAHTQYYGWGLLNRNALLPSRAQVEETEKIVAEARTRLAGRMSIDFVTPDYYADRPKPCMGGWGQRFLNVSPVGKVLPCHAAESIPGIQMPSVTEGSLADIWENAPLFRLFRGTDWMPEPCQSCAFKEDDWGGCRCQALALAGDATATDPVCHRAPDHDLIAQAITERPKTPPPFHYRRYGNAKTSSR; translated from the coding sequence ATGAGCATGCCTCCCCCTCCCATGAGCCTGCTTGCAGAACTCACGCACCGTTGCCCTTTACAGTGCCCTTACTGTTCCAACCCTTTACAACTGGAACCACGCACACAGGAACTCAGCACACAAGACTGGAAACATGTGCTGAGCGAAGCATCTGAAATGGGCGTATTGCAAGTTCACTTTTCTGGTGGTGAGCCTATGGCAAGGCCAGATCTACCCGAACTTATCGCCCATGCCGCCAAAGCAGGATTATATAGCAACCTGATTACCTCTGGCGTGCTGCTCAATGCCAAAAACCTGCAAGAACTGGCTGATGCTGGGTTGGACCATATCCAGCTTTCCTTTCAGGATGCCGAAGCTGAAAGCGCAGACCATATTGCCCATATGAAAGGCGCCCACGCCAAAAAGCTGGAAGCGGCACAACTTATTAAGGCCGAAGGGCTGCCCCTTACACTGAATTTTGTAATCCATCGGCAAAACTGTGAACGTGTGCCAGCTATGCTGGCCTTAGCTGAACAGCTTGGGGCCAGACGCATAGAAATTGCGCATACGCAATATTATGGCTGGGGGCTACTCAACCGTAATGCGTTACTGCCCAGCCGTGCTCAGGTTGAAGAAACAGAAAAAATTGTTGCTGAAGCACGCACCCGTCTCGCTGGCCGCATGAGCATAGATTTTGTAACGCCAGATTATTATGCAGACCGGCCCAAACCCTGCATGGGTGGGTGGGGCCAACGCTTTCTAAACGTTTCTCCTGTAGGCAAAGTGCTGCCATGCCATGCTGCAGAGAGCATTCCGGGCATTCAGATGCCTTCTGTTACAGAAGGTTCTCTGGCCGATATCTGGGAAAATGCACCCCTGTTTCGCCTGTTCCGTGGCACAGATTGGATGCCCGAACCATGCCAGTCCTGCGCGTTCAAGGAAGATGATTGGGGCGGATGCCGCTGCCAAGCCTTGGCTCTAGCGGGAGATGCTACGGCGACTGACCCTGTGTGCCACCGTGCACCGGATCATGATCTTATTGCCCAAGCTATAACAGAGCGCCCAAAAACGCCCCCACCTTTCCATTATAGGCGCTATGGCAACGCCAAAACCTCAAGCAGATAA
- a CDS encoding FecCD family ABC transporter permease yields MKTHKAFSTAHRQAQDTMPGLKNTLPDLTAVQVTYRASIYKRLFILGCLAIGVVLSLGANFLVGPAHLSPTLFLHTLFNSASVPQQTAIIVWQIRMPYALMAACIGGALGLAGAEMQTVLANPLASPFTLGVSAAGAFGASLAIVLQWHITGVPDNWLVAGCAFVFSVFSVFALDMLTRFRQADTSTVILCGVALVFSFQALVALMQFVASEDTLQDLVFWTLGSLSRATWASLALLAGSLVLIFPLSLRSAGRLTLLRMGEERAASLGVDVPRLRRATLLRISFLCALSVAFVGVIGFVGLVAPHIARRLVGEDHYFSLSGSLLTGALILSVSSLVARILVPGIVVPLGIITSLVGIPFFLAIILKQRPMV; encoded by the coding sequence ATGAAAACGCACAAAGCCTTTTCCACTGCACACCGTCAAGCACAGGATACTATGCCGGGTCTCAAGAACACGCTGCCAGACCTTACTGCTGTGCAAGTTACATATCGTGCCAGCATCTATAAACGGCTGTTTATCCTTGGTTGTCTGGCTATAGGGGTTGTACTTTCACTTGGTGCCAATTTTCTGGTTGGGCCTGCTCATCTCTCTCCAACCCTCTTTTTGCATACACTGTTCAATTCAGCATCTGTACCGCAGCAAACTGCCATTATTGTATGGCAAATTCGGATGCCTTATGCCCTCATGGCTGCCTGCATAGGTGGCGCTCTGGGCTTGGCAGGTGCAGAAATGCAGACAGTTCTGGCCAATCCATTAGCCAGCCCATTTACATTAGGTGTTTCCGCTGCCGGAGCGTTTGGAGCTTCTTTAGCTATTGTTTTACAATGGCACATTACAGGCGTGCCCGATAACTGGCTGGTAGCAGGGTGTGCCTTTGTGTTCTCGGTCTTCTCCGTTTTTGCATTGGATATGCTAACACGCTTCCGACAAGCCGATACCAGCACGGTTATTCTTTGTGGGGTTGCGCTTGTTTTTTCGTTTCAGGCGCTTGTTGCTCTTATGCAATTTGTTGCCAGTGAAGATACGCTGCAAGATCTGGTTTTCTGGACACTCGGCAGCCTCAGCCGTGCTACATGGGCCTCTTTAGCTTTGTTGGCTGGCAGCCTGGTTCTTATTTTTCCACTCTCTTTGCGCTCTGCTGGAAGGCTAACTCTTTTAAGAATGGGAGAAGAGCGCGCCGCCAGTCTTGGGGTGGATGTCCCGCGGCTGCGCCGAGCAACGCTTTTACGTATCAGTTTTTTATGCGCTCTTTCCGTTGCTTTTGTGGGCGTGATCGGGTTTGTGGGATTAGTAGCCCCACATATTGCACGCAGACTGGTGGGAGAAGATCATTATTTCAGCCTATCCGGCAGCTTACTCACCGGCGCACTTATTTTGTCTGTTTCTTCTTTGGTTGCGCGTATTTTGGTGCCGGGCATTGTGGTGCCTCTTGGTATTATTACTTCACTGGTGGGCATTCCATTCTTTCTGGCCATTATCCTTAAACAGCGGCCAATGGTATGA
- a CDS encoding ATP-dependent Clp protease proteolytic subunit: MYTDTEHAEKAMTGIFPRNAIKMDDEPETPAAPEKAEEKTAGAPHGELEHKLFKQRKVLIFGGIDDKIARDVTGRLLALAGESDQPIDVYVNSPGGHVESGDTIHDMIRFVDSIAPINMIGTGWVASAGALIFAAGHKERRFCLPNTRFLLHQPMGGVRGPATDIDIEAREIIKMRERLNRIFAQETGHSYEKVAKDTDRNYWMSAKEAIDYGLVTKIISKLSDLH, from the coding sequence ATGTACACAGATACAGAACATGCGGAGAAAGCAATGACGGGCATTTTCCCCCGTAACGCCATCAAGATGGATGACGAACCGGAAACTCCGGCAGCCCCGGAGAAGGCAGAAGAAAAAACAGCCGGCGCCCCGCATGGCGAACTGGAACACAAGTTGTTCAAGCAGCGGAAAGTGCTGATTTTTGGCGGAATTGATGATAAAATCGCCCGAGATGTAACGGGCCGCCTTTTGGCGCTGGCTGGTGAATCTGACCAGCCGATTGATGTCTATGTCAATTCTCCCGGTGGGCATGTGGAAAGTGGTGACACAATCCATGACATGATCCGCTTTGTCGATTCGATTGCCCCGATCAACATGATTGGCACAGGCTGGGTGGCATCTGCTGGTGCGCTGATTTTTGCCGCCGGGCATAAAGAGCGCCGATTCTGCTTACCCAATACACGCTTTTTGCTGCATCAGCCGATGGGTGGCGTGCGTGGTCCGGCAACGGATATCGACATTGAAGCGCGTGAAATTATCAAGATGCGTGAACGGCTAAACCGGATTTTCGCTCAAGAAACCGGCCATAGCTATGAAAAAGTCGCAAAAGATACGGATCGCAACTATTGGATGTCTGCCAAGGAAGCGATTGATTACGGCTTAGTGACCAAGATCATTTCAAAGCTATCTGATCTGCACTAA
- the recJ gene encoding single-stranded-DNA-specific exonuclease RecJ, whose protein sequence is MQSSTLQLTEQPEETSTPAVLGVEASFVGRRWIWRAGAEDPALMRLGAALAQQLGIPEIIGRLLAIRQITPDQAPHFLEPKLRALMPDPSTLTDMDKAAARMAKAVQNREVIGIFGDYDVDGACASAILASFFEELGCTVHTHIPDRMTEGYGPNVAALDNLVAQGASILICVDCGTASADILCQMTDKADVIVLDHHKSEDALPPILATVNPNRPDCPSGLHHICAAALAFLAAVATTRDLRRADWFTANQPPPDLMRQLDLVALATVCDVMPLHGLNRAFVTQGLKIMARRQRTGLNALMEIAGVTKAPDAFSCGFALGPRINAGGRIAEAALGLRLLRCPDNFEARQMAERLDAVNRRRQGVEADILDLAMQQAEAQKKAGHAVIMLAGKDWHPGVVGIVAGRIKERFNRPALVGAEQEDGTIKGSGRSVPGLDLGTVIIAARQAGMLKTGGGHAMAAGFSLTADKLEEFHTFLDTRLAQAATLPEKVPLTVDAVVAISGATAELAQDMGALAPFGAGNPEPLLAIPRVTVIRADRIGRDGNTLRLLLKGENNGRLKALLFRAHENPLAAKLEDTTRPALHLAGYLRAESWNGRTDATFFIQDAAAA, encoded by the coding sequence ATGCAAAGCAGCACCTTGCAACTTACCGAACAACCTGAAGAAACTTCCACGCCTGCTGTATTAGGGGTGGAAGCCAGCTTTGTTGGGCGGCGTTGGATTTGGCGTGCCGGGGCAGAAGATCCTGCTCTGATGCGTCTGGGGGCTGCTTTGGCTCAACAACTGGGTATTCCAGAAATTATTGGCCGTTTGCTGGCCATACGCCAGATTACACCGGATCAAGCCCCTCATTTTCTGGAACCCAAGTTGCGGGCACTTATGCCCGATCCTTCCACTCTCACGGATATGGATAAGGCTGCTGCCCGCATGGCAAAAGCTGTCCAGAATCGTGAAGTAATTGGGATTTTTGGTGATTATGACGTGGATGGTGCCTGCGCCTCCGCCATTCTTGCCTCTTTTTTTGAAGAACTCGGCTGCACTGTTCATACCCATATTCCGGACAGAATGACCGAAGGATATGGCCCTAACGTAGCCGCACTGGATAATTTGGTGGCGCAGGGCGCTTCCATATTGATTTGTGTGGATTGCGGCACCGCTTCGGCAGATATTTTGTGTCAGATGACAGACAAAGCCGATGTGATTGTGCTGGATCATCACAAATCGGAAGATGCCCTTCCCCCTATTCTGGCAACGGTCAACCCTAACCGGCCAGACTGCCCCTCTGGCCTGCATCATATTTGCGCAGCAGCCCTTGCCTTTCTTGCCGCAGTTGCCACTACGAGAGATCTGAGGCGTGCAGACTGGTTTACAGCAAACCAGCCTCCGCCCGATCTTATGCGCCAGCTTGATCTGGTGGCTTTGGCAACGGTTTGTGATGTTATGCCACTGCATGGGCTTAACCGTGCGTTTGTAACGCAAGGGCTTAAAATTATGGCCCGCCGCCAACGTACTGGCCTGAATGCACTTATGGAAATTGCTGGCGTTACCAAAGCGCCAGATGCTTTTTCCTGCGGCTTTGCGTTAGGGCCTCGTATTAATGCGGGCGGCCGTATTGCAGAAGCAGCCTTAGGCCTCCGCCTGCTGCGTTGCCCAGATAACTTTGAAGCACGCCAGATGGCCGAACGTCTGGATGCCGTAAACCGCCGTCGGCAAGGTGTTGAGGCCGATATTCTGGATCTTGCCATGCAACAGGCAGAAGCTCAGAAAAAAGCCGGACACGCTGTTATTATGCTAGCGGGGAAAGATTGGCATCCCGGTGTTGTCGGTATTGTAGCGGGGCGTATTAAGGAACGGTTCAATCGCCCTGCTCTTGTAGGCGCAGAACAAGAAGATGGCACGATTAAAGGTTCTGGCCGCTCTGTTCCCGGCTTAGATCTTGGCACCGTGATTATTGCAGCCCGTCAGGCAGGTATGTTGAAAACCGGTGGGGGCCATGCCATGGCTGCTGGTTTTTCCCTTACAGCAGATAAGCTGGAAGAATTTCATACCTTTCTAGATACTCGGTTGGCACAGGCTGCCACGCTTCCAGAAAAAGTGCCGCTTACAGTAGATGCGGTGGTGGCTATTTCTGGCGCCACGGCTGAATTAGCGCAAGACATGGGTGCCCTTGCACCGTTTGGTGCTGGAAACCCAGAACCTCTGCTGGCCATACCACGCGTAACAGTTATACGTGCAGATCGCATTGGCCGCGATGGCAATACGCTGCGTCTGCTTTTAAAGGGTGAAAATAACGGCCGGTTGAAAGCGCTTCTGTTCCGCGCGCATGAAAACCCACTCGCGGCCAAACTGGAAGATACAACACGCCCGGCCCTGCATCTTGCAGGGTATTTGCGGGCAGAAAGCTGGAACGGCAGAACAGACGCCACATTTTTCATTCAAGACGCTGCGGCTGCCTGA
- the glpX gene encoding class II fructose-bisphosphatase, producing MSDSIGPSPFVVSDRNLALELVRVTEAAALASARWTGRGRKNDADGAAVEAMRTAFDTVAIDGMVVIGEGEMDEAPMLYIGEKVGSGGPGMDIAVDPLEGTNLCAKDMPNAITVVALAERGNFLHAPDIYMDKIVVGPNLPEGVVDLDNSIENNLKNLAKAKGKSVQDLLLCTLDRERHEEMIARARAAGARVRLLTDGDVAGGIAACLDTSQVDIYVGSGGAPEGVLTAAAIRCVEGQMQGRLLFEDEGQRERARKMNPGKDPDRKLGLHDLAAGSVLFSATGVTTGTLLRGVRQLPHQAITHSLVMRSKSGTVRFIEGHHNFKTKTWAPQ from the coding sequence ATGTCTGATTCCATAGGCCCCTCTCCTTTTGTTGTTTCTGATCGCAATCTGGCGCTTGAGCTGGTGCGTGTCACGGAAGCCGCTGCTCTGGCTTCCGCCCGGTGGACAGGACGTGGCCGCAAAAACGATGCGGATGGCGCTGCCGTAGAAGCCATGCGCACAGCATTTGATACCGTAGCCATTGATGGCATGGTGGTGATTGGTGAGGGGGAAATGGATGAAGCCCCCATGCTTTATATTGGTGAAAAAGTAGGCTCTGGCGGCCCCGGCATGGATATTGCCGTGGACCCGCTAGAAGGCACCAATCTTTGCGCCAAAGATATGCCAAATGCCATTACCGTAGTGGCACTGGCAGAACGTGGTAACTTCCTGCATGCGCCAGATATTTATATGGACAAGATTGTGGTTGGCCCCAATCTGCCCGAAGGTGTTGTTGATCTGGATAATTCCATTGAAAACAACCTGAAAAATCTGGCCAAAGCCAAAGGCAAAAGTGTTCAGGATCTTCTGCTCTGCACACTTGACCGGGAACGGCATGAAGAAATGATTGCCCGCGCCCGTGCTGCCGGTGCGCGTGTGCGCCTGCTGACAGATGGCGATGTGGCTGGCGGAATTGCCGCCTGCCTTGATACCAGTCAGGTTGATATTTATGTAGGCTCTGGCGGTGCACCTGAAGGTGTGCTGACTGCGGCTGCCATTCGCTGCGTAGAAGGGCAAATGCAAGGACGGCTGCTGTTTGAAGATGAAGGACAGCGTGAACGCGCCCGCAAAATGAACCCTGGCAAAGACCCCGATCGCAAGCTGGGCCTGCATGATCTGGCTGCCGGCTCTGTGTTGTTTTCTGCCACGGGTGTAACCACTGGCACGTTGCTGCGTGGTGTTCGGCAGTTGCCGCATCAGGCCATTACGCATTCTCTGGTTATGCGTTCCAAATCTGGAACGGTGCGCTTTATTGAAGGCCACCATAATTTCAAAACTAAAACATGGGCTCCGCAATAA
- a CDS encoding RluA family pseudouridine synthase yields MVIMQNGYDPSLPVKETSFSFTVTPEQAGERIDRFLVAIMETLSRSRIKSLIEEGHLKCDGVCIREPAAIARAGMKVELTIPPAAPAVPQGEDISFIVLYEDDDLIVLDKPAGLVVHPAPGNETGTLVNGLIAHCGESLKGIGGERRPGIVHRLDKDTSGVMVAAKTEMAHQALSEDFAARRIDRTYLAFCWGLPNPAEGDFEGAIGRDKRDRKRMALTPKGGKWALTHYRTLQAFGTGAALVACKLATGRTHQIRVHFSANGHPLIGDPLYLRRIPAASRVLPSAARAAALDFPRQALHAARLGFIHPRTGEKLLFETPMPEDMQALERSLKADQE; encoded by the coding sequence ATGGTTATAATGCAAAATGGTTATGATCCATCTTTGCCCGTAAAGGAAACATCCTTCTCCTTTACAGTAACGCCAGAGCAGGCAGGAGAACGGATTGACCGTTTTCTGGTAGCTATAATGGAAACGCTTTCACGCTCACGCATTAAAAGCCTGATTGAAGAAGGGCACCTTAAGTGTGATGGCGTGTGCATAAGAGAACCAGCAGCCATAGCTCGTGCCGGCATGAAAGTGGAATTGACCATTCCACCCGCAGCCCCCGCAGTGCCGCAAGGAGAGGATATTTCTTTCATCGTTTTGTATGAAGATGATGATCTGATTGTGCTGGATAAGCCTGCGGGCCTTGTTGTGCATCCCGCACCGGGGAATGAGACAGGTACGCTGGTTAATGGCCTGATTGCCCATTGTGGTGAAAGCCTGAAAGGTATTGGGGGAGAACGCCGCCCGGGTATTGTGCATCGGCTGGATAAAGATACCTCTGGCGTTATGGTGGCAGCTAAAACAGAGATGGCGCATCAAGCCTTGTCAGAAGATTTTGCCGCTCGTCGGATAGACCGTACCTACTTGGCCTTTTGCTGGGGGCTACCCAATCCGGCGGAGGGAGATTTTGAAGGGGCAATCGGGCGCGATAAGCGAGACCGCAAGCGCATGGCGCTCACCCCCAAAGGCGGAAAATGGGCGCTCACACATTACCGCACGTTGCAGGCTTTTGGCACGGGGGCTGCCCTTGTGGCCTGCAAGTTGGCCACAGGGCGCACACACCAGATCCGTGTGCATTTTTCTGCGAACGGACACCCTTTGATAGGTGACCCGCTGTATCTGCGTCGGATTCCCGCAGCCTCTCGTGTACTGCCTTCTGCAGCCCGTGCTGCTGCTCTGGATTTTCCGCGCCAAGCTCTTCATGCAGCGCGGTTGGGGTTTATACATCCCAGAACGGGTGAAAAATTGTTGTTTGAAACCCCTATGCCGGAAGATATGCAGGCATTGGAACGCAGCTTGAAGGCTGATCAGGAATAG